The genomic window CAAGGCTCTCGTGTCGCTGTGGAACGTCTACCGTGTCGATCCGTTGTGGTTGCTGACCGGGGAACAGAGCATTCACGGGCCCGTGGTCTTGCGCGTGGCGCCCGCGAGCGAAGCCTATGCCCAAACCGAAGACGCGCTGGAAGGCGATCTGGAACGCGAGCGCTTTGTGCCCATTCCGCTGCTGTCGAAGGAAAAGGCCGCCGGCACGCCGCGCGAAATTAGCGCCAACGACATCGAGGATTTCGTCGTCATCCACACCGATTGGGCGCCCCGCCCCGAAATGCTGACCTGCGTGCGGGTGGAAGACGACGCCATGCAGCCGGTCCTGGCCAAGGGAAGCATCGTGGCTGTCGACCACGGCAAGCGCGATCCGAAAAGGCTTAACGGCAAGCTTTGCGCTTTCCGCGTGCCCGGCGGCGTGGCGGTGCGCTGGTGCCACTTCCGGGATATCGATTACGTGGTCGGGTACCCGGAAAACCGCGCGGCGATCAAGCGCGGCGCCATGGTGATCTCCACCGGTGAAGAGGCCGCGGATTGCCTCGTGGGGCAAGTCGTTTGGTGGTGGGGTCGCTCAGCCTAGAGATCGCTCACGGCCGGTAGAATGCCGAAACCGTCCGCCTTTTGCACCGCCCGCACAATCGCTTCGGACACGGCGTCGGCCGCCATTTGGCCGATCGCGGGCAGGTCGGCGCCCTGGTTGCCGGTTGATAGGGCGAACACCACGTCGCCGTCGTAGGGGCCGTGGCAGGGCCGCACGGCTCGCGCCAAGCCGGTTTGCGCCATGCGGGCGACGAATCCGGCCAGGTTCTTGTCGAGCTTGGCGTTGGTGGCCACGACGACCAGCACGGTGTTGTCGATCATCGAAAAGCCGGGACGCTGCGCCGGCGGGCGGGTGGACAGCACGCGGGCGATGTCGGCAAAGTTGCCGCCGGGTTCGCGCGCTCCCGCCACAATCGCGCCGGTCGCGCTGTCGATCACATCGCCCCAGGCGTTCACCGCCGCCAAGGCCCCGACGACCAAGCCGTCCTCCCTGGTCCGGGAGGCCGTGCCCACGCCGCCTTTCATCGCGCCGGCCAGCCCGAAGAGTTTGCCGACCGTCGCGCCGTGTCCCGCGCCGACCGAACCCTCGGCCGTTTCGATGCCGGCCGCCGCGAAGGCTTGGGCGGCCAGTTCCGGAGTCGGGACCGCCTCGCCGCTGCCGAAGCCCAAATCAAAAAGCGCCGCGCAGGGGACGATCGGCACCGGGCGCCCTGGAGTGGGCATACCCGCACCGCGCGCCGCGAGGGCGTCCATCACACCGGAAGAAGCTCCTAAACCGAAAGCACTGCCGCCGGTCAAGACGACGGCGTCCACGCGAGACAGCAAGTGTTGCGGCAATAGGGAATCGCATTGCCGCGTGCTGACGGCGGCGCCGCGGCGATCCACCGACCCGACGGCGGGCGGATCACACCAGATGACGGTAACGCCTGTGCGACCCACGGCGTCGTGCGCGTGGCCGACGCGCAGGCCCGACACATCGGTGATGGATCCGGACATAAACTTTCTTTGCCTCCGCTTGGCTGGTTTCGCAGGTCAACCTAACTTATGATTTCGGCATGGGCAAATCGCGCTGGCTTTGGGTGGTGTTCGCTGCAACGGTGTTGATTCGCGTCTGGGCCTTCGCGGCTTCGGACAACGGCATCGACTACCACCACAACGCCTTCGACCGCCCCTTGTTCGTCGAAGGTTGGATCGAGCGGGGCGGTATCGTGCCCGATCCCGTGTACCCGCCGGTCCACTTTTACTTGCTGGCCGGCCTGCGGCTGATCGGCGGCG from Candidatus Lernaella stagnicola includes these protein-coding regions:
- a CDS encoding S24 family peptidase, whose amino-acid sequence is MIKGRQKSFGQRLHDVIQTHAGGVVRRFAQAIGVNHQAVHNWLSEESLPNAKALVSLWNVYRVDPLWLLTGEQSIHGPVVLRVAPASEAYAQTEDALEGDLERERFVPIPLLSKEKAAGTPREISANDIEDFVVIHTDWAPRPEMLTCVRVEDDAMQPVLAKGSIVAVDHGKRDPKRLNGKLCAFRVPGGVAVRWCHFRDIDYVVGYPENRAAIKRGAMVISTGEEAADCLVGQVVWWWGRSA
- a CDS encoding P1 family peptidase; the encoded protein is MSGSITDVSGLRVGHAHDAVGRTGVTVIWCDPPAVGSVDRRGAAVSTRQCDSLLPQHLLSRVDAVVLTGGSAFGLGASSGVMDALAARGAGMPTPGRPVPIVPCAALFDLGFGSGEAVPTPELAAQAFAAAGIETAEGSVGAGHGATVGKLFGLAGAMKGGVGTASRTREDGLVVGALAAVNAWGDVIDSATGAIVAGAREPGGNFADIARVLSTRPPAQRPGFSMIDNTVLVVVATNAKLDKNLAGFVARMAQTGLARAVRPCHGPYDGDVVFALSTGNQGADLPAIGQMAADAVSEAIVRAVQKADGFGILPAVSDL